TGGCCGGTCTCGGCCGAGATGGAAGTGGTTCCCGCGTCCGTGATTCCGCAGGCCACGATCTGCGCGTAGGGGGCCAGATCGTTGCTGCAGTTCAGTGAGAAGCCGTGCATTGTGACGCCATGGTTGACCCGGATGCCGATTGCGGCGATCTTCCGGTCGGGGCCGCCGTCGCGCACCCACACGCCGGAGCGGCCGGCGACCCGTTCGCCGCGGATCCCGTAGTCGGCGAGGACGGCGATGAGTGCGTCCTCCAGCGTGGCCACATAGTCTGCGACCTTGCTGGGATCGGGCAGCCGAAGGATGGGGTATCCCACCAGCTGGCCCGGGCCGTGCCAGGTAAGCTTGCCGCCGCGGTCCACGGGGATCACCGGTGTTCCGTCAAAGGGCCGTTCATGGTCCTCAGTCCGTTTGCCGGCTGTGTACACGGGGGAATGCTCCAGCAGCAACACCGTGTCCGGTGCCGAGCCGGCCAGAACACGCTCATGCAGGACACGTTGCCGGTCCCAACCATCCAGGTAATCCACGTAATCCGGGGCAAGGCCGATGCGCAGGAACTCCAAAGCCATGGGGACAGCCTAGACTGCCGCGGCAGAAGTTCCGACTATGGCGTTGATCACACCTTGGAAGAGGGTGTGATCCCGTGCCTGGAACAGCTGTGGATAACTTCTGCACGATGCGGCGGTTCGGACTACAACAGAGTGCATGGAGTTCAATGAACCGGCTGGTCCAGCCCGCCCGCCGGAAGTCGATGAGGGGTACCGGGCCGGGCAGCTGCTCGGCTCGGGCGCCACGGCCCGGGTATGGGCCGTGGCGAGGGAGGGCGACGGCGCCCGCTTTGCGCTGAAGATTCCCGCTGCCGCACCGGGTGGTCCCGGAACCACCTTTGAAACCCGGCGGGAGCTGAACATCCTGTCCCGTTTTGAGCATGAAAACCTGCTGCGCGTCCACACCGTCCTGGATACGGATCAGGGACCGGGGCTGCTGATGGAGTGGGCCCAGGGAGGTTCCCTTGGCCGGGTGCTGCAGGCCCGGGGCACTCTCGGGCCGGGAGAGGCCGTGACGGTGCTGGTGGGGGTGGCGTCAGTGCTGGCTTATCTTCATACCCTGAACGTCTGTCACGGTGAGGTTTCGCCCAACAACATCCTCTTCACTTCCAGCGGTAAACCCCTGTTGGCCGATCTCGGGACCGCGGCCCTGCTCGGAACCGGGCGGGTATCAGCGGCGTCGCAGGAGGGTGACGTCCTGGCCCTCGCCTCGGTGGGATGGCTCATCCTGACGGGACGGGCGCTGCCCCCGGCTGAACGACGCCTGCCGCTGTCCGTTCTGGTTCCTGAAATCCCGGCAGCGCTCGCTGAGGTTATTGATGCCGGACTGCAGGAGGAAGCGGGGCTTCGGCCTGACGCTGCTGAGTTTGCCCGCCGGGTGTTTGAATCGATGCCCGCCGAGCCGTTGAACCTGGCCCTGGCGAAGGCTCCCGGCCCCGCTGGCGGATTACCCACGCGCCGATCCCGGCTGGAGCGGGGAAGAGGCGCCGGGGGTTTGCTGAGGCGGGTCCGGCGGGCAAACCCGGGGCAGGCGCACCGGGAGGGCGCCCTTCCGGAACACCGGGAGGAGAAACACCGGCCAAACCGGGTGCTGCTGGGGGCAGCTGCCGTGCTCGTGGCAGCAACCATGGGACTGGGAGCTGTGGCGGTAGCCGCGCCGGAAATCCTGCAGGGCGCGGCGTCAGGGGAACCCGAAACCGCGCCGCCTGCGTCGGGTGCCGCCCCCGTCAATGACGCGGACAAAGGAGCAGACCCGGATATCGGTTCGGGAGCAAACACACCCGCTCCGACGGGCACCGACGACGGATCGGGGACGGAACCGGGTGAACCTGCCGAACAGTTGTCGCTGGCCCGGACAACGGGTCCGGAGCTTCAGCTCATGGTCAACGGCAGCGATCCCGTGGCAGCGGCGCGTGCCCTCGCCGAATTGAGGGCACGCGCGTTCACCGCAGCTGACGCGGAGTTGCTCACGGACAT
This genomic interval from Arthrobacter sunyaminii contains the following:
- the lipB gene encoding lipoyl(octanoyl) transferase LipB; this translates as MALEFLRIGLAPDYVDYLDGWDRQRVLHERVLAGSAPDTVLLLEHSPVYTAGKRTEDHERPFDGTPVIPVDRGGKLTWHGPGQLVGYPILRLPDPSKVADYVATLEDALIAVLADYGIRGERVAGRSGVWVRDGGPDRKIAAIGIRVNHGVTMHGFSLNCSNDLAPYAQIVACGITDAGTTSISAETGQVVTPADLVSRVEEELLHRRDHLVREHPVRVTDTISPEPGATAPGRLKGSLL
- a CDS encoding protein kinase domain-containing protein, which encodes MEFNEPAGPARPPEVDEGYRAGQLLGSGATARVWAVAREGDGARFALKIPAAAPGGPGTTFETRRELNILSRFEHENLLRVHTVLDTDQGPGLLMEWAQGGSLGRVLQARGTLGPGEAVTVLVGVASVLAYLHTLNVCHGEVSPNNILFTSSGKPLLADLGTAALLGTGRVSAASQEGDVLALASVGWLILTGRALPPAERRLPLSVLVPEIPAALAEVIDAGLQEEAGLRPDAAEFARRVFESMPAEPLNLALAKAPGPAGGLPTRRSRLERGRGAGGLLRRVRRANPGQAHREGALPEHREEKHRPNRVLLGAAAVLVAATMGLGAVAVAAPEILQGAASGEPETAPPASGAAPVNDADKGADPDIGSGANTPAPTGTDDGSGTEPGEPAEQLSLARTTGPELQLMVNGSDPVAAARALAELRARAFTAADAELLTDINVPRSPAMQADQAEISKLEASGTVLSGLAVEIVSAGPAVPGQEGKVSIRAAVSTSAYAERDARGAMVRNVAAISNQDVVLVMVRTADGWRIEDILAPPA